DNA sequence from the Cucumis melo cultivar AY chromosome 6, USDA_Cmelo_AY_1.0, whole genome shotgun sequence genome:
AGCAAAAAGCATCCCTTATGGTATGGACAAAGGGAggggaaaataaaagaaaagaactaCATATACATTGGCCTAAGAGTTATAATTTTATCGAATTGaaatttaaacttaaatatTGATGAAACTGAAATCTCACAAAATGAAACTAGAGAATTGCTCGAAAAGCAGCAAAATATCACTTGAAGTTcagaaaacaaaatcaaattccAAGTACAATATCCAAAACTCGGTGAAGAGACATCCAAAAGTTTAACAATCAAAGCAATACTCAAATCCAACAACAAAAAATGAACAACCAAACCTAAAGATATGCTCAAAGCAAGGCAATAATAAAATGAGCATTAAAAAACCAACCACGTCCTAATTCAAGTCGCAATAACACAGATATAACCACAAACCTAGAGGAAATAGCAATTCGGCCAACAAGGAGTATTAATTCATTATTTATTCCAActtcaatttgaatttaataaaaataacaatttaagGTTAAAGTTGCATCAAGCATCTAACTACTGCGAGAGAATTGATCTTCTTCAATACGTTcatttcaaaatataaatttttaggGATTCATGAAAATCAACATCAACATTCTTATTAGAACATATCTTCCAAGTTACTCACAAAATCTTAGCAATTCGTTTATACCAGAATTTCTAGCATTTGTTCATAGAGAAAATAACACTACTCGATCAAACCAACAATGTACAATACATAGCCACAGTAAGCTATAGGATCTCAATGAATTCAAGCAGTTTCTTTGTAaggaaacaaaaaatgaaataaaagcaagaacattttttttttaaaaaaagaacaaattttaCAAATAGAACGAGCTTTCAAGTAACCAAATTCACCAATTAATCCGCCCCTCTCAACTAACTAAGAAACGAATGTACTATTTGTTTACCAAACTTTCGGTAGCTCTCCCCAAATAACAGACGATCTCGATCCAGCAGAAAAAACAAGGATTTATTTTGCAACTTGCTGAAAAGAAACCAAACTAAACGGAGCAATCAGATGAGATAGAAAGGGAGgcagagagagaagagagagagagtgaccTCCTTAACAGGAGAGGAGACGGAATCGGAATCATCAGTAACAAGCGATTCTGAAGCAGCTTCAACAGCTTCAGTGGACACAGCAGAAGCAGAGATTTCTTGAGTTCGTAAGTTCTGGCGCCTCAATTTCAAGCCAAAAACAGAATGAAAGTTGGGAATGCAGGAAGAAGCGGTGGTTCTTTGCTTCACAGCAAAAGGAAGTTGGAATGGTTTTGAAGCGGGTTGGGCAGTGAAATTGGAGGTATTGAAACAGAAATGAACATTGGGCTGAAGTTGAACTGCCATGGATAACATCATAGAGAGTGTGTTAAGAGATAGAGAGAAAttcgagaagaagaagaaaagaagaagaagaaggtgcAATATGCATTTCATCTTAGGATAAGATGGGTCGGGTGGGGCATATGAGTCCAAAACCAGCCCAGCCCAACCCAGCCCAGCACTTTATTTCGTATTGTTAATCGAATAGGTAGAAGGCCCAATTGAAAAACAAAGTGGCCGTTTTTAAATTTTGCCCTCACAATCTCACACTTGCTTCGGTTAACCAATTagattttgttggaatttgatTACTAATTATTTTGTTTCTGAATATTAGACACCATTTAAAATGAAAACTTCTTCACTAAAATTCACCATTTATTGGCGTACACCAAATATATCTCCCTTAGCCTAAATCCTTTATATTAATTTCTATCCTATAATCTCCAAGTTCCAGTAAAAATAAGACACAATCAAAATAcgaaaatatataatattaaaataagaaaatataataaattaataagaaaataaagaaaataggAAATTAGGAAAAATCTCTTTAAAATCCACTATCTCCCATTTATGTGGaaatttgtcctatatgtgtgTTTTATAAATCCACCAAATGCTACTATTTTTAGTCAATTTGACAAGTATGAGGTAGATTACATGACCACTAAGAATGAGTATCTTGAAGATATTTGTCGAGAGTGTTCGATGATTAAGGGGATAACACATGGTAGATACTAAGCATAATAATGGATGGACATCTATACTAATAATGTTTACAATACTCTCGTTTGGATATCCATTAGTTATATATGCCTCATTAAgaccttactaggaaaaaaccaaataggaaaaaattcctagtaaaggaaaaagattaCATACTTCATATAATTTATACACTTACAAAAATACAATTTACTCCCCCTTATGGAAACATCACTAGAGATCTATAAGTTGTTGCATTCGATGTTGTGCATAAATTTTTCAAAGGTTGCGGTAAGTAATGGTTTTGTTAATAAGTCAACCAAGTTTATCCTTTAAACAAATCTGTTGTACTATGACGTCGtcattttcttcaagatcaTGAGTGTAGAAAAGCTTCGATGAAATATGCTTTGTTCTATCACCTTTAATATAACCTCCTTTGATTTGATCTATACATGTCGTGTTGTCTTTGTATAATGTTGTTGGAAGAAGTTTACTAGAAGACAAACCACATGATTCCCAAATGTGTTGAGTCATCCATCTTAACCACATACATTCTCAATTGGCCTCATGAATTACAAGAATTTCAGCATGATTTGAGGAGGTGGTTGTTCTAGTTTGTTTTACTGATCCCTAGATATAGTAGTTCCTTCACGTGTGAATAGATAACCTATTAGAAATCTAGCTTTATATGGATCAAATAAATATCCATAATTTATaagatttatttaaataaaataatctcACATCAATTGTTCCATTGGAGATAACGAAGTATATGTTTAATTCCATTCCAATGTATTTTTGTTGGAGATGAACTGAATCTAGCTAATAAATTTACTAAAATGCAATATTTGGTCTTAtattattagcaagatacataaGCGCACCAATTGCACTAAGATATGGTACTTATGGACCAATGAGAgttcttcattatcatctcaaggtcaaaatatatatttcttcacATCTAGTGAACGAACTAGCTTTGGGATGTTCAATGAATGTGTTTTATCCATATaaagtcttttaaaaaaaattatgtataaGTTGATTGATGAACTGATATCCCATTTGATTGATGAACAAATATCCCATTTGCTAGATGTTCAATTTGCAAACCAaggtaaaattttgttttttcgaGATCTTTTATCTCAAATTCTTTCTTAAGATATTATATGGTTTTTTTAAAGCTCTTTAGAAGTTCCagttatatttaaatcatcagcATAGACAGTTATCATAACAAATCCTGActgtaatttttttataaaaaatgcaTGGACAAATTGCATTCTTTTGATATCCCTTTTTCAACAAATACTCACTAAGGTGATTGTACTACATTCATTatgattgtttcaatccatatatataataatctCTGTAactttattgaacatatttctCGAGAACTTGATTTATATATTTCAGGTATCTTAATTCCTTCTAGggtttttatataaatataattatcaaGAGAATCATATAAATATGTTGTGACTATATCCATAAGATGCATGCCTAGATTTTCATACAGAACCAGGCCACTTAAAAATCTGAAGTGATTACATCCATCACCGAAGAATATGTCTTCTCATAATTAATACCAGGTTTTTGTGAAAAACCTTGTGCAACTAatcttattttatattttttaatttcattatattcatttatttttctcaTAATTACCCATTTATATCCCATACAGGTTTGAAATCTTCTAGTGTTTGGACTACTGGTCCAAAAACTTGtcattttgaaaatgaatttaattattCCTCAATTGCTTCTTTCCACAAAGACCAATCTTTTCTCTATTGATATTCTTAAATAAATTTTGGTTCAGGATCTTCATTTTTGAATATAATATCAAGAGCAACATTATATGCAAAAATGTTATCAACAACTACATTACTTCGATTCCATCTTTTTCTTGTCATGACATAGTTTATCGAAATCTCATTATTAATTTTCGTAagtaaaattttggatttcttTGAAACAATCGTATCCTTAATCGAGTTATTGACTCGATTTCTTTTTCGAGGATTTTTATCTTTGAAACATATTGGTCTATCGTGCCTCCTAGCTTGTTCCAGATTCATTAATGACACATATTATGTCTCATGTCAATTTTTTTATGGGACATTCGTAGTTTCTAATGTGTCGCAGCTGGAGTCCACTTATTTCGAGCCTGTTCCAAACCAAACTTTTTGACCATATTCCTGACATACTTTTCCTGAGATATGAAGATGACATCATTCTTTTGCTTAATTTGAAGTTCCAGAAAACATGAAAGTTCTCCAACCATGCTCATTTCGAATTCTGACTGCATGAtgttaatgaaattatttactaGATCTTGAGGAAACCCTCCAAAaatgatgtcatcaacataaatttgagCAACCAAAAGTTGATCAGATTTCCTGTGTATGAACAAGGTCTTGTCAATTTCTCTTTTGGAATATCCTTTACCTCTCAAGTACACAGTTAGCCGATCATACCAAGCTCTCGGAGCTTGCTTTAGTCCATATAAGGCTTTGTTGAGCTTATACACATGCTTCGGGTGCTCGAAATCAACAAAACCTTTTGGTTGAGCAACATAAAGCTCCTCATTCAAATATCCATTTAAGAGGGCACTCTTTACATCCATCtgatacaatttaaatttcTGTATGCATGATATACTAAGTAATAATCGAATGGCTTCAAGACGAGCAATAGGAGCAAACGTTTCATCAAAATCAATACCTTCAACTTGAGTATACCCTTGAGCCACTAATCTGACTTTATTTTTCGTCATACATCCAACTTCATCAGTTTTATTTTTGAACACCCATTTAGTATCGATAACGTTTACACCTTCTGGTTTTGACATTAATGTCCAGACATTGTTTCGTCTGAATTGGAGTAGCTCCTCTTGCATAACATTTAGTCAATACTCATCCCTGAAAGCAGAGTCAACAGTAGAAGGTTCAAAGGTGAAAATATAACATAAATCAGCAACCATCTTCATGTAATCaatcttttctttccttctagTCTGCATCCCAGCTGAAGGATCATCTATAATAGAGCTTGCTGGATGATTTTTCTTCACATGAGCAGACAGAATTAGTTCTAATTTCTTAGTGATATTTTCTTCTAATGATTTTTCCAAACTTTTTTCGGAATCATCAGACGGGTTATCAACTTTAGGAGCTTCTACAATGCTCGTAGTTCTAGCTTCAGACATATTTAGAGTCTCATCTTCCTCATCATTTATCTGTTTGACAGCTGAATCGAGGTCATTTATAACTACATTGATTGTTTCCATAACACTCCCAGATCTGTTATTAAAGACTCTATAGGCACGGATGTTCTGAAAGTACCCGAGAAAGATTCATTGTTTTGACTTAACATCCCATTTCTGGCGGTATTTCCTGTCAGCTAAGATATAACATGTACTTCCAAACACATGGAAGTATTTAACATTTGgctttctatctttccaaagtTCATAAAGTGTAACAGTCGTTCTGGTTCTAATAGTTATCCTATTATGAATGTGTCAGGCAGTATTTACAGCTTCTACCAAAAAACATAGAGGTAACTTTTTGGCATGTATCATAACACGTGTCATTTCTTGTAACGTCCTGTTCTTTCTTTCTACTACACCATTCTATTGAGGAGTTATAGGTGCAGAGAATCAATGGTGTATTCCTTCTAATAGACAAAAAACTGTTAAAGCTTTCATTATCAAATTCTTTACCATGATCACTTCGGATCCTGAttattttcttcccttttttacGTTGTAGCTTCAAACACAGATTTGTACATATTTCAACAGTATTTGTTTTGCCTTTTGAGAAAGCAGACCCAAGTATATCTTGAGTAATCATCAAATACTACCAGCACATACCTCTTTCCTCCCAGACTTTATGTTTGCATTGGACccataagatccatatgtaacAATTCCAAGACTCTGTTAGTATAACATTCTTTCAGACTTTTATGAGTAGACCTTGTCTGCTTGCCATTCTGACAATCTCCACAGAAGAAATTTCCATTTACGTATAGATTAGGAATTCCCACAATAGCTTCATTTTTTATAATCTTTTCCAAGCCTCTCATACTGACATGCCCCAGCTTTTTATGCCATAACCATGTTTGATCTGATCTTGTCAACTGGCAGGTGTCTGACATATTTGAGTTCTAGTGATAGCAGTTATCAGTCTGTCGTTTACCACTCATACAAATCTGATTTTCTTATTCATTACAACACAACCAACATCATCAAAACTAACTTTGTAGCCTTGATCACACAGTTGACTTATACTGATCAAGTTTGCTTTTAGTTCATCCACATACCTTACATCGTTTAGACGTGGTAGGTTATCATTGTCTATATTGCCTTTAgctataattttttcttttgcacCATCACTAAAGGTAACATGTTCGGTGACACAATCTTTTAGGTTCGTAAAGTAGGATCTATTTCCAGTCATATGTTTGGAGCATCCACTTTCAAAAGGCAATCTTACATCTTTCAGCAATTTTAATTCTCCAAACCATGCAAGCTTGTGCATGGCTCCTATTCCAGTATTTCTGTTGACGCAGCTGATCTCGCCTTAATTTATAACAAAATGACCTAATATGACCTTTTCGACCACAATAGTAACACGTTCTCCCAAGAGATTTAACAGTAGTCCTAATGCCAGTCTCAGTATGAATCGTTTCATGTTCAACTCCCATTGAGGCAGGAACAAACTTGATTTCTGATGTAGCTTTAAGTCTGCCTGCAGAAGCCACAAATCCCAACCCATGTCTCTATGAACCATTATTTCCAGACTTAAGTATTGAATCTAGGTTCTCCGTTCTTGAGTTTAGCATTTTAACAGATTTCAGAATTTGATCATTCTCATTCTGAACTTCTCTCATTTTTAACTTTAGAGAGGATATTATAGACATCAAACGTTCCTTTTCTTCTAATAAGATCTTGTATCCTTTCTTTTTGTATTGCCCTTGCTTTACAATCTTCTTTCCATAGAGCTTCAAGTTTCTCAATTGTCAGTTCATCATTTTTGCTTTCTTCAGAACATTCACTTTCATCATCAGTGGTCTCATCAGTAATTCGTATCGTGAAGGCATTTATGTTGCAGTCATCATCTCTACTATCACCAGATTCTTCATTGACAGTGTGACACAAAAgtttttcttctgttttctcAGGAATGTGGGACATTCTGCTTGATAATGACCAACTCCTCCACATTCTCTACACTTGAAAATCCTTCTGTCACCTTCCTTTTTTCTTGATATAACCATCACTTCTTCTATCAGAATTTTCATTATTCCTCCTGGTAAGACTATCATCATTTCTTTTTCGATACTGATTGGAAGTTTGCGCATTCATACCTGTGGCATtcgtattttttaattttcgaaGGACGTTTGTGAATTGTTTTGTTAATAAGGCTATTGACTCATCCATGTTTGCTTCAGTATCACTTACAGCCTCCTTATCTACATGTGTGGATTTAAAAGCAATTCTCTTGcctttcttactttctctatcGGCAGTGGCCATTTCAAACGTAAGCAACGAACCAAACAATTCATCAAGTTTCAGTGTCGTAATGTCATGGGCTTCCTCAATGGCAGTAACTTTCATATCAAATTTCCTGGGCAAGGATCGAAGTACTTTCCGCACTATTTTAGAGTCAGGTATCTTTTCACCGAGCAACAAGGATTCATTTGCGATTTCAAGTACTCTCTTATTGTAGTCAGACACTGATTCATCCTCGGTCATTCTTAATGCCTCAAACTTAGATGTTATCAACTGTAATCTTAAAATCTTTACTTTGGAAGTGCCTTCATATGCAACCTCCAAGGTTTTCCAAGCTTCTTTGGTTGTACTACAAGAATTTATTAACTTGAAAACGTTCAGGTCAATACCATTGAATATCGCGTTAAGTGCTCTGGCCTTCCCAACGGATGCTTGCTCTTCAGCATCGGTCCAATCAACTTCAGGTTTAGGAACCGAAACACCATTCACTGTAATCATAAGAGGATCATAACCCACCACAAGAGCTTTCCAAGCTTTTCCATCTAACatcttaatgaagaagatcaTCCGAGGTTTCCAATATGAGTAGTTTTTACCATCTAGAACAGAAGGACGTGATGCAGATGATCCTTCTCTAATTATCTCCAAGATCTCTCAACCCGCTCTGATACTAAATGAAAAACAGTAAAGTataatcaaggacccttcagtTACGACTGCAGTTAATAATGTTTGTAATAACTAGTGAGACatcagaagagaataacacatgagactttATTAACCCAGTTCGACCAATATTGcttacgtctggggagctgcacatagctcagatgagtaattttattaatagtcgtcataaacatcaaaacatcaatatagcttGTGTATACTTCtcaatactataactatatgacATGTGTATTAACATCAAATTCCAGGCTTCCCCTGGAATAAAGAAGACTCTCGTCAACAGCGTCTGAtggtcaggctccccctgagtGTATGAGTGACTCTGTTATTAATCAAACCATCCACAGATTCATTCTGTATATTACTCATCTGCAGAACTCTACTTTAGGTAGTCATGTTGCTCCAGAAGTCATAAAATTTGACTACCGTTACAGCCGCAGCCGCTTCAATGATGAATCAGAAGTTACTTCTTCGTATCAACACTATaacttttctctctatttttgcACACCTTTCAACACTCTTCAAAAATCATATATAACCAGACTTGTATCTTCTAATAAGATCCCTAAAGAATAGGAACTTATTTTATTCTTAGAGATAGTTGGAGTGATTCCCtaaatataggagaatcaaatattcattgattttcttctcttttaaataaatcttctcttttaattttaaatatattcttttaaacAAAGAACACTTCAACATACTTCAAAATGTGTAAGTCCAACAATTTCGCTTTCAAACCAAACTAAAAAGCATCCAAGAAGAATTTTATACCACTTTAACTATCTAAACAACTTAAAAAAATGCCTAAGTTTGACTTAAAAACTCAAAAGTCGATCTAAAAAAGTTCCCAAACAGTCTGAAAGTATGATTTAAGTAGGGGAATAACCTAAATTAATTTCCCGTAAAATATGAGTTGGGTTGTCGAGTCGTTTTTTTTTATTCCTAATGTTTGTAAAGTTTAAAATTGTAGTATCTGTTCAACATTCATAAATTCAATCGTTTAAAacagaactacatgatcgtgtatttTTCTATGTTCTTTAAAGTACAACTTGAGATAAGGGATTTGAACACAGGACCTCTTATCCTTAAGAACATACAAATGTCAGTTAAGCTAAGCTCATATTGACaactattatttatcttttatactttctattatttatctttctatttttgttattttattttcttattatttcaTACCATTATTacaatatttttcattttgttttttctcatctatgaatgaaaattaaattttatattgtggaaaaattattttagaatatttacttaaaataataaattaattaacaactattttttaaaaacaaataactaGAGTAAATTATGTTAATTAAGTTTGATTGAATTAAATATCTAACGCTTTATTATTgcataaaattattaaaagagATCATACGATTTatacaaaaatatcatttatttATGTCAATGATAATTCCTTGGAAAAGTTTATGACATTCATCTCATAACCAAACACAATTATCTTTAATTCTCATACACCTTTCATGCCCAGACATTCTTCTTTCAAGCATCTTAAAGTAAATGAGATGCAAACTTTTACCTTCGAGTGGTAGTGAGAACGAACTAGAGCAAACTATGAGACTACTGGAGGCGCAGACGGACCACCAGCTCTGACGACGACAGACCAATTGCGAGACAACAAACTTCTTTATAAGAGAAGAGCGTAGTGAATGTTTTTGTCACGTCATGCCCAAAGATTCACTTCATGCAACCAAGAGGAGGCATGACCGCCTATACATTCAGCACGAACCTCTTCGCAAAATAGCATGTAGAACACCTAGTGAGTGAAAAAAACATAACATCAAATTTAACGCGAAATGAGAACTTATTATGGAATAACATAGACTTCATTGAAATTTGTTCAAAAGAACATTTAAACATTTACAAGTTTCGTCAaactgaaaatatttacaagtcTCAAGGCAACAACTTGACTCTGCTCGCCTAGCTCTACATGTTAAATGAGCTAACATGGCCACTACCAAAATGATGCAATGACGTATGACACAATAGGCGATCAAGACGGAATGTTGAACAATTGGTGTCCTTAGCTACCTAGtgggaaaataaaacaaaaatgtcTAGTGAGTAGAGTCTTTTACCAACACATTTAATTATTACATTTTACCATAACGTTTTGTAATtcatatcaataataataaaactgaGTTCAAATCCAATTATCTCAACAACAAACATTTACAAATTATATGGAAATCCTTCCTTTCAAATCATTCAATAAATCATATTGTATAAGATTGCCTATCGCATCATGCGTCATATAAATCACATCGAAGAATCATTCTGCATGTTATTTACATCTTTATATCATTTTCTTAGGTCAAGTGTTTGTCACGCTCTTTTGCTAGGTTGCGGCTATGCGGAAAGATCTCAACGCAACAAGAATTCACCATCAATTCTATCACACATGATGCGTCTTCCCATGCCATATTTCATAGCAAGCAAAGGGCATCCCATACCAAATCACACAGCAAATATGAGACATCCTATTTCATATCACACAACATGAATAGGAAATCTTTGTTGGAAATAAACAAACATTGATCATCGTTGTTGTGTCGTGTCGAACCACTGCCTTAAAAGCAAAATTCGGTGCGACCTCGGTGCTAAATCGCATATGTCGGGTTGCTtcccaaggttaacacaacttTCAAACTCTAGCGTGCACTCGTAAGAGTTATGAATAGAATCAGAAGAAAAAACACCTAGAGAAAGAAAttaggattttgttttgttgaaaaggaaaaagattactcaaatacttttctttaaacatatatatatatatatatatatatatatatatatatatatatatatataaaagaattatgatttttgagttaaaaaatatattaaataatagcaATTATTAATTTCCAACTCTTATAAAATAGTACAATGATAGTCATTCCTAACAATCTCCCACGAATGGCTACCATTGCAATCCAATTAAAAACAGTAATAAAGCATTTTCTCTAAGCAAAGAAAGAAGTAGTATAAACTTAAACATCAATATCTTTCGATTTGAATTGATGCATAGTGAGGTGGGGAAACAATCCAATTAAAGAAAGTAAGTTACcttttgaactttcaataaCTATGGTTGAGACCCCCACAACACGTTTTACTTCTTAATTTTTCATTGATTCTGCAATAAAGTCTATCATAATAGACAACTCAAAATTGTGCTATTTAAGGCCGTGCAAATAGAACCTCGGGTCAACGTGAAGCTCTAGAAAAAGATCCTTAAACTTTTTCATAGAAGGCGGCCACACCCTCACAATCACGTTTATTGCTTCATCAAGTCTATCACAATAGACCACTCAAAATTGAGCTATGAAGACTTCACAATAGTCCACATTAAGACCAACTTCATCAAGTTCGTCAAAGACAAACCACTCAAAACTGAGCTATGAAGATTTTACGGTTATCCATCAAGTCCATACCAGGACCACCCCAAAGAAGAGATATGGAAATTTCTAAGGTTTTAGTTTTATCCATCAAATCCATTTAAGGAATACCCATACATGGCTATGGACCATCAGGTCTAATCGCCGCAAACCACCCAGAAAAGAggtatggaccatcaagtctatcgcaataaACCACCCAAATAaagggctatggaccatcagATGTTCGAGTCTCATACTTGTTGAAAATCCTAGAATTACTCTCTCCTTGTTAGGTCTTTGGAGAGATGATCTACAAGTTTCTTCAGATCTTACATACTTCAAGAAGATAATTCTTTCATTCAACCATCATCTCGCAACTCCATGTTTCAGACGAATATGTCTTCTTTTGCCATAATGCACTATTCTTGGCAATGCCCTATGGCCGTGTATGAATCTTAATACAAATATACTGGTATAGAGACCCCCCACAATAGTACATTTCCCATTAGGCTTCTATGTCATTCATACTAATGGACCCATATAATGGTACATTTTTTATTAAGAACACATATCTACTAGTAAAGCTTACCTCGCCATTCTAAGTTACCCGGTTTGCATACACTACCTATTTAGTACGGTAGACAATAATTATAATGCAAACCAAAATCTATTGTAACCTTAAGATATCTTAATAAATGACGAAGAGCAATAAAATAATCTTAATCAGGATTACGTGTGTATATACTCAATCTTCTCACAACATATTCAGCAACATGTCTTGTACAGTTAATCTTTGCATATTCATATTGAGAAACACTATCTCATTTACTTTCCTTAAGCTCATTACTGGCATCATAAGAGCACTATCAAACTATTAAAATCTATTTAATGGTATTCAATGTGTGATTGACATAAATTAAAACATTCTCAATAATACTAAACTCATCACATTAGTCTCACATGAATCTTTCATGACTTCAAGATGTGATAACTTTATGGCATTACTAACATTTATGTTTGTATCACATAAATCTTTCACATCAACATATAACATATGATCACACAATAAACTCCAAAAAACTTTTAGTAAACACATATATCAACAATTCACTACTCGAGACATTGCTTGCAGTGTTGttaatgttttttttccttttttctttttttctttttttttttcattaaacgTTCAGGAACTAGTTTAAGACCATAAAGAAATCTGACTATACCAAGTTACCATTGAGGAATATCATCTTTACATACACTTGATGTATTAGAAGACCACATACAACTACAGAAGCTTTTTAAGTCTCTATAGTGGCTAATTTGGTCGTACGAGAATAAGAATCAAAACATTCTAAATTACACGTttgattcaaaataatttttcattagTCTAAAGTTACACCTATGTACTTATAATCAGTTTCTTTATCTAATGTGAGACTTTGGTCGCATTTCCAACGATCCTCCCCTCGAACAAAGTTCCAACTGAACCTCCCCTAAAGTAGACATCCATCCATTGGACTTTTATCTAGGCTAACTCCTCTCTAGCTAGAGCATATTGCCTATTCAATAGAGCTCAACCATGGATAATATTGTGACTACTTTTAAGGTTCCACTACACCTTTGTTCGACCTAGAATTATATCAACAAGGCTAAACCATAACAACATGACTCTGATACCACTTTAATTTGGAGACACCTTAGGGTATAAGTCCCCATGTTCCTTATAATCACATATTTAATAGTTTAGACAATATACCTTAAGCTTTGATAAGATCCAATGAGATTCATAAAGAATGAATTCGCATATTTTCATACTACTAGCAAACTTTAGTAATATGCAAATAATGTTGTACAACCAAAGTTGATTACAAGTAATAGTAGTACTTTCAATTTCATGAAAATTAACAACCAAACTAATCAACAATTCATGAAGTAAGTCATGCATAACTTTGTCACACGACATATACATTTCTACCCATGCTAACATGCTAATA
Encoded proteins:
- the LOC103500153 gene encoding 30S ribosomal protein 3, chloroplastic-like, with the protein product MMLSMAVQLQPNVHFCFNTSNFTAQPASKPFQLPFAVKQRTTASSCIPNFHSVFGLKLRRQNLRTQEISASAVSTEAVEAASESLVTDDSDSVSSPVKEKLGVVVKPMEKPRLVLKFIWMEKNIGIALDQMIPGHGTIPLSPYYFWPRKDAWEELKVLLESKPWISQKQMIILLNQATDIINLWQQGGGNLA